One stretch of Commensalibacter melissae DNA includes these proteins:
- a CDS encoding M16 family metallopeptidase: protein MAGNITPEKAQATVEKYFGSWKAKGVRPNLDLPQRPNSKTSYIHVPDKSAVQSSVALVESIPMNVYHPDHYALNLGNEILSGGFAGRFYKDLRVKTGYVYNVNSSFDWSRTRAGYNISFGADPDKVDLARKAALKDLQAMQTQPVSEHELQLAKASLLRSIPLQRSSIDKLASQYLTFSELGLPLDTPQRSAQIYYRMSAGDIRKAFKTWIRIDDLAQITKDAANLKQ, encoded by the coding sequence GTGGCAGGCAACATAACGCCTGAAAAAGCGCAGGCAACCGTTGAAAAATATTTCGGGTCATGGAAGGCGAAAGGTGTCAGGCCCAATCTTGATTTGCCTCAACGTCCAAATAGCAAGACCTCCTACATTCATGTTCCCGATAAAAGCGCAGTGCAAAGCAGCGTCGCATTGGTTGAATCCATTCCGATGAACGTTTACCATCCGGATCATTATGCCCTGAACCTTGGCAATGAAATATTAAGTGGCGGATTTGCAGGACGGTTTTACAAAGACTTGCGGGTTAAGACAGGATATGTCTATAACGTAAACAGCTCTTTTGACTGGTCCCGCACACGTGCGGGATATAACATCAGTTTTGGTGCGGATCCTGACAAGGTTGATCTCGCCCGCAAGGCAGCCCTGAAAGACTTGCAGGCCATGCAGACGCAACCCGTCAGCGAACATGAACTGCAACTGGCCAAGGCGTCATTGCTGAGGAGCATCCCATTGCAACGTTCCAGCATTGACAAACTCGCGTCACAATATTTGACCTTCAGCGAATTGGGATTGCCCCTGGACACACCACAAAGATCAGCTCAAATCTATTATCGGATGAGTGCCGGCGATATTCGGAAAGCCTTTAAAACATGGATCAGAATTGATGACCTCGCTCAGATTACCAAAGATGCGGCTAATCTAAAACAATAA
- a CDS encoding DUF6250 domain-containing protein, with protein MSKNILITFAGRQDRMENLNQYIRYALNNNLLDEWHIWDFTRNKTDKEYIRNSYGPIAYMQDNAGYQFYKDLPKNSKLTIPLRISNDFHIAFIEKNQDKFTEVVIGGWGNSGSEIRRIDSKYLYDNNRDDTEKIFKIEFFTLLNAYCDNILTISRGSDNDINISINGYEFPTFNLLNRDDIPKLYLQGGFGAWLEFCYVNDKIKQFIGNPNESYPYYHAYRYYASRIDLFKDDVFLKCDDDIVYIELEKLKEFIDFRRRNDEYFLLSANVVNNGVCAYFQKENLSIPDEVGEFELPPNGFKGSLWENGEKAEKLHSYFIKNRGKPLPLTSKIVEWDKRLSINFISWKGRDLRFMMLPFQCDDEQILTSNTPQYLNRKTALFSDFTVSHLSFYSQESHMNTELLINEYVKLRKEKYNI; from the coding sequence ATGTCAAAAAATATTTTAATTACATTTGCCGGTCGCCAAGACAGGATGGAAAATTTAAATCAATATATACGATATGCACTAAACAATAATTTATTAGATGAATGGCATATATGGGATTTTACCCGTAATAAAACTGATAAAGAATATATCAGAAACAGTTATGGGCCAATAGCATATATGCAAGATAATGCCGGTTACCAATTTTATAAAGATTTACCCAAGAATTCTAAACTTACCATTCCTTTAAGAATATCAAATGATTTTCATATTGCATTTATAGAAAAAAACCAGGATAAATTTACAGAGGTTGTCATAGGTGGATGGGGTAATTCTGGTTCAGAAATAAGAAGAATTGATTCCAAATATTTATATGACAATAATAGAGACGATACAGAGAAAATTTTTAAAATAGAATTTTTCACTCTCCTAAACGCTTACTGTGATAATATCCTCACGATCAGCAGAGGAAGTGATAACGACATAAATATTTCAATTAACGGATATGAATTTCCAACATTCAACCTCCTTAATAGAGACGATATACCAAAACTATACTTGCAAGGCGGATTTGGTGCATGGCTGGAGTTCTGTTATGTCAATGACAAAATAAAACAATTCATAGGCAACCCGAACGAATCTTATCCCTATTATCATGCCTATCGATATTATGCATCAAGAATTGACCTTTTCAAAGATGATGTTTTCTTGAAATGTGATGATGATATAGTTTATATTGAACTTGAAAAACTGAAGGAATTCATTGATTTTAGACGAAGAAATGATGAATATTTCCTGTTATCAGCAAACGTTGTCAACAACGGCGTATGTGCCTATTTTCAAAAAGAGAATTTATCCATCCCTGATGAGGTAGGTGAATTTGAACTTCCACCTAACGGTTTTAAGGGTAGTTTATGGGAAAATGGAGAAAAAGCTGAAAAGCTGCACTCTTATTTCATTAAAAATCGTGGAAAGCCCCTACCTTTAACATCAAAAATTGTAGAATGGGACAAAAGGTTATCAATTAATTTTATATCTTGGAAAGGAAGAGATTTACGCTTTATGATGTTGCCTTTTCAATGCGATGATGAACAAATTTTAACAAGCAATACACCACAATATTTAAATCGTAAAACAGCTTTATTTTCCGATTTTACTGTCTCTCATTTAAGTTTTTATTCACAAGAATCTCATATGAATACAGAATTACTTATCAATGAATATGTAAAATTGAGAAAAGAAAAATATAATATTTAA
- a CDS encoding M16 family metallopeptidase translates to MRSILPPLTLSLTLLATTPFSGFLHPAYSVPTNHISSKNISSSKQQVIRATLKNGLRVIIIKNNLAPVVTAQVNYLAGSNQTPKGFPGTAHALEHMMFRGSKGLDKDQLAIIGAQLGGSYNAFTTEHVTQYYYTAPAEDLDVILKIEALRMNGLSLNAADWDKERGAIEQEVSRDLSNPIYKYVSELQKILFKDTPYEHDALGTRPSFDKTTVQDLREFYETYYTPNNAILVISGDIDPQKTLATVKQNFSSLPRKNLPKQTSFKLRPIKAKTLHFPTDLPAGLITMAWRMPGEKSSDYAAATILSDVISSQREKLYGLVPQGKALSADFEYIPKGNTGFGVAIAAFPKNRNHQSLLNEVQTILRYFHENGVPAELVEAAKRKEIASLKFSANSITGLASSWSNALAFQELNSPDDMIAALNAVTPEKVNQLAKRILKPEEAITAILTPEDSGNPLSKKGYGGAESFTSIPDRPVPLPEWADKALKKLNIPKASPLPTDITLKNGIRLIVQPINVSDTISVFGAIRQNSSMQEEKDKEGISDITDEMFKYGTKTYDRLAFRKQIDDIAADINTGSDFSLSVLTPYFDRGMQLLADSELNPSFKQENLDIVKSQTTQSLKGLYQSPGYHFDRSIAKAVNPINDPSLRQPVPEKVMKLTLNDLENFYQQSFRPDLTTIVVAGNITPEKAQATVEKYFGSWKAKGVRPNLDLPQRPNSKTSYIHVPDKSAVQSSVALVESIPMNVYHPDHYALNLGNEILSGGFAGRFYKDLRVKTGYVYNVNSSFDWSRTRAGYNISFGADPDKVDLARKAALKDLQAMQTQPVSEHELQLAKASLLRSIPLQRSSIDKLASQYLTFSELGLPLDTPQRSAQIYYRMSAGDIRKAFKTWIRIDDLAQITKGPINQK, encoded by the coding sequence ATGAGATCAATCCTACCCCCTTTGACACTAAGCTTGACTTTGCTTGCAACCACCCCTTTTAGCGGGTTTCTTCATCCTGCCTATTCTGTTCCCACCAATCATATTTCATCAAAAAATATATCTTCTTCAAAACAGCAGGTAATTCGCGCCACTTTGAAAAATGGATTACGGGTGATTATCATTAAAAATAATTTGGCCCCTGTTGTTACGGCGCAAGTCAACTATCTTGCCGGCTCCAACCAAACGCCAAAGGGATTCCCGGGAACTGCACACGCATTGGAACATATGATGTTTCGTGGAAGCAAAGGTCTAGACAAGGATCAGCTGGCAATTATCGGGGCACAATTGGGCGGAAGCTATAATGCCTTTACCACAGAACACGTCACACAGTATTATTACACAGCTCCTGCCGAAGATTTAGATGTTATCCTGAAAATTGAAGCTTTACGAATGAATGGATTAAGCTTAAATGCCGCGGATTGGGACAAGGAACGTGGAGCGATTGAACAAGAAGTTTCAAGGGATTTGTCCAATCCAATTTATAAATATGTTTCTGAATTACAAAAGATTTTATTCAAGGACACCCCATATGAACATGATGCTTTGGGGACCCGTCCATCTTTTGATAAAACAACCGTACAGGATTTGCGTGAATTCTATGAAACATACTACACACCCAATAATGCAATTCTTGTTATCTCAGGCGATATTGATCCTCAAAAAACCCTGGCAACTGTCAAACAAAATTTTTCCTCCCTACCTCGCAAAAATCTGCCCAAACAAACCTCTTTCAAATTAAGGCCAATAAAAGCCAAAACATTACATTTTCCAACGGATCTCCCAGCTGGACTTATAACAATGGCATGGCGTATGCCTGGGGAAAAATCCAGTGATTATGCCGCCGCGACCATTCTGAGTGACGTTATTTCAAGCCAGCGGGAAAAGTTATATGGTTTAGTGCCACAAGGAAAGGCCCTGTCAGCTGATTTTGAATATATTCCCAAAGGCAATACGGGCTTTGGCGTGGCTATTGCAGCATTTCCAAAAAACAGGAATCATCAATCCCTTTTGAACGAGGTTCAGACAATCCTTAGATATTTTCATGAAAATGGTGTTCCGGCCGAACTTGTCGAAGCGGCAAAACGCAAGGAGATTGCATCCCTCAAATTCTCTGCCAACAGTATCACGGGATTGGCCAGCAGCTGGTCAAATGCCTTGGCTTTTCAGGAATTAAATAGTCCTGATGATATGATTGCCGCTCTTAATGCAGTCACTCCAGAAAAAGTTAACCAATTAGCAAAAAGGATTTTAAAACCGGAAGAAGCGATCACGGCGATTCTCACACCTGAGGATTCCGGAAATCCTCTATCGAAAAAAGGTTATGGAGGTGCTGAATCTTTTACCTCAATTCCTGATAGACCTGTCCCCTTGCCTGAATGGGCTGATAAGGCACTGAAAAAACTTAATATACCCAAGGCATCCCCTTTACCTACAGATATAACCCTGAAAAATGGTATTCGTTTGATTGTTCAGCCAATCAATGTCAGTGATACCATAAGTGTATTCGGTGCCATTCGACAGAACTCAAGTATGCAAGAGGAAAAAGATAAGGAAGGTATTTCAGACATTACAGATGAGATGTTCAAGTATGGGACCAAGACTTATGATCGTCTGGCTTTTCGCAAACAGATTGATGACATCGCTGCCGATATCAATACAGGAAGCGACTTTTCGTTATCTGTTCTTACGCCCTATTTTGACCGTGGTATGCAGTTATTGGCTGATAGCGAGTTAAATCCGTCTTTCAAACAAGAAAACCTAGATATCGTCAAATCACAAACAACGCAGTCTCTAAAAGGATTATACCAGTCCCCAGGTTATCATTTTGACAGATCCATTGCAAAAGCGGTTAATCCCATTAATGACCCAAGTTTACGTCAGCCAGTCCCTGAAAAAGTTATGAAATTAACCTTAAATGATTTGGAAAATTTCTATCAGCAATCCTTTCGTCCAGACCTTACAACAATTGTTGTGGCAGGCAACATAACGCCTGAAAAAGCGCAGGCAACCGTTGAAAAATATTTCGGGTCATGGAAGGCGAAAGGTGTCAGGCCCAATCTTGATTTGCCTCAACGTCCAAATAGCAAGACCTCCTACATTCATGTTCCCGATAAAAGCGCAGTGCAAAGCAGCGTCGCATTGGTTGAATCCATTCCGATGAACGTTTACCATCCGGATCATTATGCCCTGAACCTTGGCAATGAAATATTAAGTGGCGGATTTGCAGGACGGTTTTACAAAGACTTGCGGGTTAAGACAGGATATGTCTATAACGTAAACAGCTCTTTTGACTGGTCCCGCACACGTGCGGGATATAACATCAGTTTTGGTGCGGATCCTGACAAGGTTGATCTCGCCCGCAAGGCAGCCCTGAAAGACTTGCAGGCCATGCAGACGCAACCCGTCAGCGAACATGAACTGCAACTGGCCAAGGCGTCATTGCTGAGGAGCATCCCATTGCAACGTTCCAGCATTGACAAACTCGCGTCACAATATTTGACCTTCAGCGAATTGGGATTGCCCCTGGACACACCACAAAGATCAGCTCAAATCTATTATCGGATGAGTGCCGGCGATATTCGGAAAGCCTTTAAAACATGGATCAGAATTGATGACCTCGCCCAGATTACCAAAGGGCCAATTAACCAGAAATAA
- the bfr gene encoding bacterioferritin, with amino-acid sequence MIKDKKVIEYLNIQLTNELTAINQYYLHYKTLCHWGVTILGKKEYQESIEEMKHADSLIERILMLDGLPNMQRLNTVQIGQSVEEILHADRQMEMKACKDLREAVSYCEQIQDYVTRHIFVSILDSEEKHIDFIDKQFDLIKQISIGRYITLNSDHATEQES; translated from the coding sequence ATGATCAAAGATAAAAAAGTAATTGAATATTTGAATATTCAACTTACAAATGAATTAACAGCCATCAATCAATATTATCTTCACTACAAAACCCTGTGTCATTGGGGGGTCACCATTCTTGGCAAAAAAGAATACCAGGAATCCATTGAGGAAATGAAACATGCAGATTCGCTGATTGAACGTATTCTCATGCTTGACGGATTGCCCAATATGCAAAGACTAAACACCGTACAGATTGGTCAGTCAGTTGAAGAGATCCTCCATGCTGATCGCCAGATGGAGATGAAGGCTTGCAAAGATTTACGCGAGGCAGTTTCCTATTGTGAACAGATACAAGATTACGTGACTCGTCATATTTTTGTTTCAATTTTGGATTCTGAAGAAAAACATATTGACTTCATTGACAAACAATTTGATCTGATCAAACAAATTTCTATAGGTCGATACATCACTTTAAATTCCGATCACGCAACGGAACAAGAATCATAA
- a CDS encoding (2Fe-2S)-binding protein: MYICSCRALTDKDIGNAIKDGADCPSKIYKSCGSKPDCGRCIQRILIMLKEHRQNAIQP; the protein is encoded by the coding sequence ATGTATATTTGTTCATGTCGTGCATTAACCGACAAGGATATAGGAAATGCTATTAAGGATGGTGCAGACTGTCCAAGCAAAATCTATAAATCTTGTGGTTCAAAACCCGACTGTGGTCGATGTATTCAACGGATTTTGATTATGTTGAAAGAACATAGGCAAAACGCGATCCAACCCTAA
- the ccmI gene encoding c-type cytochrome biogenesis protein CcmI produces MMILISLISLIPCFISLYRKKYPSIANNPSIAFYQLQLKELESELRQELILPEEYHQAKLEIQRRLLNSDDQSEKNNFISCDPATNGHFFILCGLICIPLTAIGLYLLNGVPALPSQPLRTRIAEQQKQNKDLAPYVKQLKEKIVTLAYNDPKRIEGYLLLGRIEAEQGQLDNAIQAWKTALDQRFDPYLAAQIAELIIQKNGHMTEESFTLFQQALQRASSDAPWRNIAEQRVMEYQKNNP; encoded by the coding sequence ATGATGATTTTAATCAGTCTTATCAGTTTGATACCCTGTTTTATAAGTCTGTACCGAAAAAAATATCCTTCAATAGCGAATAATCCTTCAATAGCTTTTTACCAGTTACAACTTAAAGAACTGGAAAGTGAATTGCGGCAGGAATTGATTTTACCAGAAGAATATCATCAGGCAAAACTTGAAATTCAACGCAGGCTTTTAAATTCGGACGATCAAAGTGAAAAAAATAATTTCATATCTTGTGATCCGGCAACCAATGGTCATTTTTTTATTCTGTGCGGCTTGATTTGCATTCCCCTGACCGCTATAGGTCTCTATTTGCTTAATGGTGTACCTGCCTTACCTTCTCAACCCTTACGGACAAGAATAGCTGAACAGCAAAAACAGAATAAAGATCTCGCACCTTATGTAAAACAATTGAAAGAAAAAATTGTCACGCTTGCTTATAATGATCCGAAACGGATAGAAGGTTACCTCTTACTGGGTCGGATTGAAGCTGAACAAGGTCAATTAGACAATGCTATTCAAGCCTGGAAAACAGCCCTTGACCAACGTTTTGACCCTTACCTGGCCGCGCAAATTGCCGAACTGATAATTCAAAAAAATGGTCATATGACCGAAGAATCATTCACTCTTTTTCAACAGGCCTTACAACGCGCATCTTCAGATGCACCGTGGCGAAATATAGCTGAACAGAGAGTCATGGAATATCAGAAAAACAATCCTTAA
- a CDS encoding cytochrome c-type biogenesis protein, giving the protein MRLVIILVLIIINFFSIPTYGLDSPDEILPNQRQEKKAEEIGSQLRCLVCQNESIEDSNAELARDLRKVVRQHVQAGETDDQIIQWMVDRYGNFVRLSPPFNLATALLWFMPLLALLTGCLIALINFRKKELKPSPLNKDEEKRLEKLMKEP; this is encoded by the coding sequence ATGCGATTAGTTATCATTCTTGTCCTGATAATCATTAACTTTTTTTCTATTCCCACCTATGGTCTCGACAGCCCTGATGAAATATTGCCAAACCAACGGCAGGAAAAAAAAGCCGAAGAAATTGGTTCGCAATTACGCTGTCTTGTTTGCCAGAATGAATCCATAGAAGACAGTAATGCCGAACTGGCAAGGGATCTAAGAAAAGTCGTTCGCCAACATGTTCAGGCTGGTGAAACCGATGATCAAATCATCCAATGGATGGTTGACCGTTACGGCAATTTCGTGCGGTTAAGTCCTCCCTTTAATCTTGCAACCGCGTTATTGTGGTTTATGCCTTTACTTGCCCTTTTGACAGGGTGTCTAATAGCTCTCATAAATTTCAGGAAAAAAGAGTTGAAGCCATCTCCCTTAAATAAAGATGAAGAAAAACGTCTTGAAAAATTGATGAAAGAACCTTGA
- a CDS encoding redoxin family protein has product MKSITRRRLIWGLPLGATVLAGGGFATMLSSLKKGKFDPHKIELPNLNKPIPDFKLKPILSYKNFDSLLLKQQHKPVLINFFASWCLPCISEMPILNQLSTRLSIWGIAYKDKNNTIDQFLNRHENPYQYLGQDDEGMIGINWGISGVPESFLIIPGGIIRWHYAKPLDKTAVSSLLSLVGT; this is encoded by the coding sequence ATGAAATCCATTACCCGACGACGATTGATATGGGGATTACCACTGGGTGCAACCGTTCTTGCAGGTGGAGGGTTTGCCACGATGCTATCCAGTTTAAAAAAAGGAAAATTCGATCCACATAAAATAGAACTTCCCAATTTGAACAAACCTATTCCGGATTTCAAACTCAAGCCAATATTATCCTACAAAAATTTTGACAGTCTATTGTTAAAGCAACAGCACAAACCCGTATTAATCAATTTTTTTGCTTCATGGTGTCTACCCTGTATCAGTGAGATGCCAATTTTGAATCAGCTTTCCACCAGGCTTTCCATATGGGGCATAGCTTATAAAGACAAAAATAATACGATAGACCAGTTTCTAAACCGTCATGAAAATCCATATCAATATCTAGGACAGGATGATGAGGGGATGATTGGGATCAATTGGGGAATTTCAGGTGTGCCTGAAAGTTTTCTTATTATCCCGGGGGGAATTATACGTTGGCATTATGCCAAACCTTTGGATAAAACTGCTGTTTCATCCCTGCTTTCGCTTGTAGGGACTTGA
- a CDS encoding heme lyase CcmF/NrfE family subunit — MFSILLSPELGHFALALACCLAGAQFVLPLLGNKKYNFHLMNLASPLAWGQFFTLLITFICLVTAALNNDFSVQNILQNSASDKPILYKVTGIWGNHEGSILLWAFILSFFGVLFSSFSHHLPFSLRIKIIAILGGCAAGFELFCLITSNPFLRIWPAPMEGQGMNPLLQDPGLAFHPPILYTGYVGFSIPFAFAVAALMEKRVDAAWGRWIRPWVITAWIFLTAGIAIGSWWSYYVLGWGGYWFWDPVENAALIPWLTGTALLHSALIVEKREALKAWTIFLSIITFSLALCGTFLVRSGILNSVHAFASDPTRGIFILVLLTIICGGALVLFAWQAPLLLFTALFAPLSREGSIILNNILFCSLAAIILVGTLYPPVLQMIDGETISVGKPFFDKTFIPPALIAIFFMAFAPWLAFKKAKIKNLLRPLSIMGIITIIIVIVSFIYLHRFLPAIATGVSFWVIMGALADFSGKLSLFHTSFKNNISRMKNLPRSFYAAYIAHIGVAVTLLGIVGMAYSQQKIVEVPIGTTLHLAGYEWTLESVQKRNGPNYQSEEAVLKISRHNKTICWMFPARHFFPRQQQVITDVAIHTNFIADLYAVLGDNRNNHDKASVYVLRLHFNPLAPWIWIGGFIMILGGIITLIDLCANKNNKKFSMQNMEQSS, encoded by the coding sequence ATGTTTTCAATTCTTCTAAGTCCCGAACTTGGTCATTTTGCATTGGCACTTGCCTGCTGTTTGGCGGGGGCTCAATTTGTTCTGCCATTACTAGGAAACAAAAAATATAATTTTCATTTAATGAATCTAGCGTCCCCCCTGGCATGGGGACAGTTTTTCACTCTGTTGATAACATTTATTTGTTTGGTTACAGCAGCATTGAATAATGACTTTTCTGTGCAAAATATCTTACAGAATAGTGCAAGTGACAAACCCATTCTTTATAAAGTAACAGGCATATGGGGAAATCACGAAGGTTCAATTCTCTTGTGGGCATTTATACTTTCCTTTTTCGGGGTTCTTTTTTCAAGTTTCAGTCATCATCTTCCATTTTCATTGAGAATAAAAATCATAGCCATTCTTGGCGGATGCGCAGCTGGTTTTGAACTTTTTTGCCTGATTACATCAAATCCTTTCCTGCGAATCTGGCCTGCCCCGATGGAAGGTCAAGGAATGAACCCGCTACTTCAGGACCCGGGATTGGCGTTTCATCCCCCAATTCTTTATACTGGCTATGTAGGTTTTTCAATTCCATTCGCCTTTGCTGTTGCCGCATTGATGGAAAAACGAGTTGATGCAGCCTGGGGACGATGGATTAGACCCTGGGTTATTACTGCATGGATTTTTCTTACCGCTGGTATAGCAATTGGATCATGGTGGTCCTACTATGTTCTTGGATGGGGAGGCTACTGGTTTTGGGATCCTGTCGAAAATGCCGCATTAATTCCATGGTTGACGGGAACCGCCTTATTACACTCAGCCTTGATCGTTGAAAAACGTGAAGCCCTGAAAGCATGGACGATTTTTCTTTCCATTATAACTTTTTCTCTTGCATTATGTGGAACTTTTCTGGTTCGTTCTGGCATATTAAATTCCGTACACGCATTTGCATCAGATCCAACTCGTGGAATTTTCATTCTTGTATTACTAACAATTATTTGTGGAGGTGCTTTGGTTCTGTTTGCGTGGCAGGCTCCACTTCTTTTATTCACGGCATTATTTGCGCCCCTATCTCGAGAAGGCTCAATCATTCTCAACAATATATTATTCTGCTCCCTGGCTGCCATTATTTTGGTAGGCACCCTCTACCCTCCTGTTTTACAAATGATTGATGGAGAAACTATTTCCGTTGGAAAACCCTTTTTTGACAAAACCTTTATCCCTCCGGCCCTCATTGCAATTTTTTTTATGGCCTTTGCACCTTGGTTGGCATTTAAAAAAGCAAAAATAAAAAATTTGCTTCGTCCTTTATCCATTATGGGAATTATTACGATCATTATCGTCATCGTAAGTTTTATTTATTTACATCGTTTCTTACCAGCGATTGCGACAGGGGTTTCATTCTGGGTAATCATGGGTGCCCTCGCAGATTTCAGCGGTAAATTATCTTTATTTCATACCTCTTTCAAAAATAATATCAGCCGGATGAAAAATTTACCTAGATCCTTTTATGCTGCCTATATAGCTCATATTGGCGTTGCTGTTACCTTATTGGGGATTGTGGGAATGGCCTATAGTCAACAAAAAATTGTTGAGGTACCTATTGGGACAACTCTGCATCTGGCGGGTTATGAATGGACCCTGGAATCTGTACAGAAAAGAAATGGACCCAACTATCAATCCGAGGAAGCGGTTCTTAAAATCAGTAGACATAATAAAACAATATGCTGGATGTTTCCTGCCCGACATTTTTTTCCTCGCCAGCAACAGGTCATAACAGATGTAGCCATTCATACCAATTTTATCGCTGATTTGTACGCTGTTCTTGGAGATAACAGGAACAATCATGACAAAGCTAGCGTCTATGTCCTGAGATTACATTTCAACCCCTTGGCACCCTGGATCTGGATCGGTGGTTTCATTATGATATTAGGAGGTATCATCACCCTTATTGATCTTTGCGCCAATAAGAACAATAAAAAATTTTCTATGCAAAATATGGAACAATCATCATGA
- the ccmE gene encoding cytochrome c maturation protein CcmE, producing the protein MKRKTQRLWIILTCMMGFAIAITLILSAFSSNLVYFKVPSQLINQSISNSTTIRLGGMVVANSLHHQNDHHTPIAIFDITDGKAAIHVKYRGILPDLFREGQSVIAIGYLNPQGIFIATEVLAKHDETYMPKEIADALRKNGKWDPRFGPPPDPDSWNHMIKPQ; encoded by the coding sequence ATGAAACGTAAAACTCAACGTCTATGGATAATCCTAACTTGCATGATGGGCTTCGCGATTGCAATCACATTGATTTTATCAGCTTTTTCAAGTAATTTGGTCTATTTCAAAGTTCCTTCCCAACTCATAAACCAATCTATATCTAATTCTACCACAATACGATTGGGAGGAATGGTTGTAGCCAACTCCCTTCATCATCAGAATGACCATCACACACCAATCGCTATATTTGATATTACAGATGGAAAAGCTGCCATTCATGTAAAATATAGAGGCATTTTACCTGATCTATTTCGAGAGGGACAAAGCGTTATTGCCATTGGTTACTTAAATCCTCAAGGAATATTCATCGCCACTGAAGTATTGGCCAAACATGATGAAACTTACATGCCTAAAGAAATCGCCGACGCTTTGCGCAAAAATGGCAAGTGGGATCCGCGTTTTGGTCCACCACCCGATCCAGACAGCTGGAACCACATGATAAAACCCCAATAA
- a CDS encoding heme exporter protein CcmD codes for MSHLPYLISAYGITLLTVLALWLTTYRRFHQAKNKLDIMKKLNHET; via the coding sequence ATGTCGCATCTCCCCTACTTGATTTCCGCTTATGGAATTACCCTGTTAACTGTTTTGGCTTTATGGCTTACCACTTATAGACGGTTTCACCAGGCAAAAAATAAACTGGACATTATGAAAAAACTTAATCATGAAACGTAA
- a CDS encoding heme ABC transporter permease — protein sequence MTDSRTLSKPRSNRFFSINRLANPKIFFQFTTKLQPWINGFALLFIVIGIIWGLFISPADWQQGDSVRIMYIHVPMAMLASAGYILLAFCGFSSLVWKHPLADLAAKEIGPVGAIVTALCLITGSIWGKPMWGTWWVWDARLTSVLILFFLYLGHITLCHAFDEPQKGYKAASILALAGVFDLPIIKFSVQWWNTLHQPNTFSLTHASSITLSIATPLIFCSLGFSLGFIGILFTRIRTAILENQIHRLLINSQSLSMQ from the coding sequence ATGACTGATTCAAGAACTCTATCAAAACCAAGAAGTAATCGATTTTTTTCAATCAATCGATTGGCAAATCCGAAAATTTTTTTTCAGTTTACGACAAAACTGCAGCCCTGGATCAACGGGTTTGCTTTGCTTTTCATCGTCATTGGAATAATATGGGGCCTTTTTATCTCCCCAGCAGATTGGCAGCAAGGGGATAGCGTAAGAATTATGTATATTCATGTTCCCATGGCCATGCTTGCCAGTGCCGGTTATATTTTACTTGCTTTTTGCGGTTTTTCATCCCTAGTCTGGAAACATCCCTTAGCCGATCTAGCGGCCAAAGAAATTGGACCTGTTGGAGCTATTGTAACTGCCCTATGTTTAATAACGGGGTCCATTTGGGGAAAACCCATGTGGGGCACTTGGTGGGTTTGGGATGCACGATTAACATCAGTTCTGATATTGTTTTTTCTCTATTTAGGACATATCACTTTATGTCATGCCTTTGATGAACCTCAAAAGGGTTATAAGGCAGCTTCCATTCTTGCCCTTGCAGGCGTTTTTGATCTCCCTATAATCAAATTCAGTGTTCAATGGTGGAACACATTACATCAGCCAAATACATTCAGCTTAACCCATGCCTCTTCAATCACTCTTTCCATTGCTACCCCATTGATTTTCTGTTCGCTAGGTTTTTCCCTTGGATTTATAGGTATACTATTTACACGAATTCGAACCGCCATTCTTGAAAACCAGATCCATCGCCTACTTATCAATTCACAATCTTTGTCAATGCAATGA